A genomic segment from Neobacillus sp. YX16 encodes:
- the comGB gene encoding competence type IV pilus assembly protein ComGB — MKRRNWSVNEQANFLKRIGELLERGYPIAEAIESLSLHLPNNRKEELYQCLADLKNGISFHDVLGNLGFHKDLIGYVYFAEQHGSFAEALLEGSSLALVKENDRRKLVKLVQYPALLIFITGFLLVFVQKSLLPKFTSLFESMSLEANFFMKVLYSFDTYVPILIAIFLLLLALGATYYIFVFRKISVLQQRSLLVRIPIAGRILKLLFTHYFSVQLSFLLSGGISVFEALLLFEKNQRQPFYSQLGLEIKQKLLTGEKLESILARFPFFEKEFPMIIKHGQENGKLEQELLFFSQHCLLNMEEGIEKSLKMIQPVLYVFIGFLVVSMYLAILLPMFQLLDGI, encoded by the coding sequence ATGAAGCGCCGTAATTGGTCTGTTAATGAGCAGGCTAATTTCTTAAAACGGATAGGAGAATTATTGGAACGCGGGTACCCTATTGCAGAAGCAATTGAAAGCTTATCCTTACATTTACCAAATAATCGAAAGGAGGAGCTGTACCAATGTTTGGCAGATTTAAAAAATGGGATATCATTTCATGATGTCTTAGGTAATCTTGGCTTTCACAAGGATTTAATTGGTTATGTCTATTTTGCAGAACAGCATGGCAGCTTTGCAGAGGCACTCCTAGAAGGCAGCTCTCTAGCATTAGTAAAGGAGAATGATAGAAGAAAATTAGTAAAACTTGTACAGTATCCAGCCTTACTTATCTTTATCACTGGTTTTTTGTTAGTGTTTGTACAGAAATCATTGCTGCCCAAATTTACAAGTCTCTTCGAATCTATGAGTCTTGAAGCAAATTTCTTTATGAAGGTACTCTACTCATTTGACACCTATGTTCCAATATTAATAGCTATCTTCCTGCTTCTGTTGGCATTAGGTGCCACTTATTATATTTTTGTATTTCGGAAAATCTCCGTCCTGCAGCAGCGGTCACTACTCGTAAGAATTCCGATTGCGGGAAGAATCCTCAAATTGTTGTTTACCCATTATTTTTCTGTCCAGTTAAGTTTTCTTTTATCAGGGGGAATATCCGTATTTGAAGCCCTGCTTTTATTTGAAAAGAATCAAAGGCAGCCATTTTATAGCCAGCTGGGATTGGAAATCAAGCAAAAGCTGTTAACCGGTGAAAAACTTGAGTCAATCTTGGCTCGGTTTCCATTCTTTGAAAAAGAATTCCCAATGATAATAAAACATGGTCAAGAAAATGGAAAATTGGAACAAGAATTACTTTTCTTTAGTCAGCATTGCTTATTGAATATGGAGGAAGGGATTGAAAAAAGCTTAAAAATGATTCAGCCTGTTCTTTATGTCTTTATTGGTTTTCTCGTTGTATCAATGTATTTGGCAATATTATTACCAATGTTCCAGCTATTAGATGGAATATAG
- the comGA gene encoding competence type IV pilus ATPase ComGA — MLFIVSSIEILANRIITDAARNQATDIHIVPRKKDTLIQIRLTNKLIPRLSLPKDECDRLISHFKFTANMDIGERRRPQSGAIFCEVDGKLMGLRLSTLPSNNRESLVIRLLPQQEQIPFHQLSLFPGMTRKLLALLKHAHGLIIFTGPTGSGKTTTLYSLLNETAHLFHRNVITLEDPIEKNYDSVLQIQVNEKAGVTYAAGLKAILRHDPDIIMVGEIRDAETAKIAVRAALTGHLVLSTMHTRDAKGAVYRLHEFGVNWLEVEQTLIAVTAQRLVELTCPYCQGECSPFCYSYGRWKRASVFELLSGRNLNAAMKEAKGENIISRYTTVRKVINKGIALGYIKESEYDRLVYDHEAP, encoded by the coding sequence GTGTTATTCATTGTAAGTTCAATTGAAATACTAGCAAATAGGATTATCACAGATGCTGCAAGAAACCAAGCTACAGATATTCACATTGTACCAAGAAAGAAAGACACTCTCATTCAAATCCGCTTAACGAACAAACTCATTCCCCGGTTATCACTTCCAAAAGATGAATGCGACAGATTAATTTCACATTTTAAGTTTACTGCAAATATGGATATCGGAGAACGAAGACGCCCACAAAGCGGTGCGATTTTTTGTGAGGTGGATGGAAAATTAATGGGTCTTAGACTTTCAACCCTTCCATCTAACAATCGAGAAAGTCTGGTTATCAGACTATTGCCTCAACAAGAACAGATTCCCTTTCACCAACTCTCACTTTTTCCTGGAATGACCAGAAAACTACTTGCCCTTCTAAAACACGCACATGGATTAATTATCTTTACTGGTCCGACCGGATCGGGAAAAACCACAACTCTTTACTCCCTTTTAAATGAAACCGCACATCTTTTTCATCGTAACGTAATCACACTTGAAGACCCTATCGAAAAAAACTACGATTCTGTTTTACAAATACAAGTGAATGAAAAAGCGGGCGTAACATACGCTGCTGGCCTTAAGGCGATTCTTCGTCATGATCCCGACATTATTATGGTCGGTGAAATACGTGATGCGGAAACGGCTAAAATTGCAGTGCGGGCTGCATTAACGGGACATTTGGTACTCAGTACAATGCATACAAGGGATGCGAAGGGGGCGGTATATCGTCTCCATGAGTTTGGTGTAAATTGGTTAGAGGTAGAACAAACCTTAATTGCTGTTACAGCACAACGATTAGTGGAGCTAACATGTCCGTATTGCCAAGGGGAGTGTTCGCCCTTTTGCTACTCATATGGGAGATGGAAAAGGGCGAGTGTTTTTGAACTTCTATCAGGGAGAAATCTTAATGCCGCGATGAAAGAAGCGAAAGGAGAAAATATAATATCGCGATACACGACAGTAAGGAAAGTTATAAACAAGGGGATTGCTCTGGGTTATATTAAAGAGTCTGAATACGATCGCTTGGTGTATGATCATGAAGCGCCGTAA
- a CDS encoding helix-turn-helix domain-containing protein, with protein sequence MEQTLKITNVLSDPTRYYIYQYITKRHQEVTVQEVAENFNIHPNVARLHLSKLEDVNMLASETKKTGKGGRPSRLYRLSDDVIQLHFPFRDYMLLSKVAISTMLTLGEAGKQALYLTGKRFGTEVIEQELARKSIGEEIEFDQKLTILKSAATLAGFYPEFEVNGDHTKIFFQIYNCPFKEVAEEHESVCAMHHEFLKGMFEALFDKVELIEKENIVTGCETCSYQALVSN encoded by the coding sequence ATGGAACAAACATTAAAGATTACAAATGTTTTATCAGATCCAACCAGGTATTACATCTATCAATACATTACGAAACGTCACCAAGAAGTAACTGTACAAGAAGTGGCGGAGAACTTTAATATTCATCCCAATGTTGCAAGATTACATTTATCTAAGCTTGAAGATGTTAACATGTTAGCTTCTGAAACTAAAAAGACTGGTAAAGGCGGCAGACCAAGTAGATTATACCGGTTATCGGACGATGTAATTCAATTGCACTTCCCGTTCCGGGATTATATGCTTCTATCCAAAGTAGCAATTTCTACTATGCTTACGTTAGGTGAGGCTGGTAAACAAGCTCTTTATTTAACTGGTAAGCGTTTTGGGACTGAAGTGATTGAGCAGGAATTGGCAAGAAAATCCATTGGGGAAGAAATAGAATTCGATCAAAAGTTAACCATATTAAAAAGTGCTGCAACATTAGCAGGATTCTATCCAGAATTTGAAGTTAATGGGGATCACACAAAAATTTTCTTCCAGATTTACAATTGTCCGTTCAAAGAAGTGGCAGAGGAACACGAAAGTGTTTGTGCTATGCATCATGAGTTCCTAAAAGGAATGTTCGAGGCATTATTTGACAAAGTAGAGCTGATTGAGAAAGAAAATATCGTAACTGGTTGTGAAACTTGTTCTTACCAGGCGCTTGTTTCAAACTAA
- a CDS encoding DUF2626 domain-containing protein codes for MDRMYRVLGFWTGIFTVMFYLGDMDKTAMLFLAQTGFFVLLSYLKLSERMYMYVFCGYLTVFFAGFTYWTTFMMPLGGGH; via the coding sequence ATGGATCGTATGTACAGAGTCTTGGGTTTTTGGACAGGTATTTTCACCGTAATGTTCTATCTAGGTGATATGGATAAAACTGCCATGCTTTTCTTGGCCCAAACTGGATTCTTTGTTTTGTTAAGCTATCTAAAATTATCAGAACGTATGTACATGTATGTTTTCTGTGGGTATTTGACAGTATTCTTCGCAGGTTTCACTTATTGGACAACATTTATGATGCCACTGGGTGGAGGACATTGA
- a CDS encoding SAM-dependent methyltransferase, producing MLTYLKRLISNSELNLISYAEYIEAVLYHPVLGYYMKSKQKIGSQGDFITTSNISDIYGRIIAKWFANVCKENDLEPIFCEIGAGNGRFAHAFLQEWEDSIKTPLKYIIVESSPYHLSLQNELLKPAHIVTQVTRLDELEPFEGIVFSNELFDAMPVHVIEQENNQLYEVMVGMKNESLYEEKVPLINPAIYTFLEESDLVLKEKQRIEVPLLMEGMVQDISRVLKRGLVLTADYGYTKEDWKHPSRIMGSLRGYYQHQMIHDVLEHPGEMDITTHIHFDWLIQTGQQAELLFYSKLRQDEFLLKAGILKELESHYDPNPFSEVSKRNRAIRSLIMPSGMSSFFHIVIQQKGINGNLFLN from the coding sequence ATGCTCACCTATTTAAAGAGGTTGATTTCAAACTCAGAACTAAACTTAATATCTTATGCAGAGTACATTGAGGCAGTCCTCTATCATCCTGTATTAGGATACTATATGAAAAGTAAACAAAAAATTGGCAGCCAGGGAGATTTTATAACGACAAGTAATATTTCTGATATTTATGGGCGAATTATTGCAAAATGGTTTGCAAATGTTTGTAAGGAAAATGATTTAGAACCTATTTTTTGTGAGATTGGTGCAGGAAATGGCCGTTTTGCTCATGCCTTCTTACAGGAATGGGAGGATTCCATCAAAACCCCATTAAAATACATAATTGTAGAAAGTAGTCCTTATCATTTGAGTTTGCAAAATGAATTATTAAAGCCTGCCCATATTGTAACCCAAGTAACCAGGCTTGATGAACTAGAGCCTTTTGAAGGGATTGTCTTTTCCAATGAATTATTTGATGCCATGCCTGTTCATGTAATTGAGCAAGAGAACAATCAATTGTATGAAGTAATGGTGGGAATGAAAAATGAGAGCTTATATGAGGAAAAGGTTCCTTTAATTAATCCAGCTATCTATACTTTTTTAGAGGAGAGCGATCTGGTATTAAAGGAAAAGCAGCGAATAGAAGTCCCTTTGTTAATGGAAGGGATGGTGCAGGATATATCCCGTGTGTTAAAGAGGGGGCTTGTCTTAACAGCAGATTATGGTTATACCAAGGAGGACTGGAAGCATCCTTCAAGAATAATGGGAAGTTTGAGGGGATATTATCAGCATCAAATGATTCATGATGTTTTGGAGCACCCTGGAGAGATGGACATAACAACACACATTCATTTTGATTGGCTAATTCAAACGGGCCAGCAGGCAGAATTGTTATTCTATTCAAAGCTTAGGCAGGATGAGTTTTTACTTAAAGCAGGAATATTAAAGGAGTTAGAAAGCCATTATGATCCAAATCCTTTTTCAGAGGTGAGTAAACGAAATCGTGCTATTCGCAGTTTGATTATGCCATCTGGTATGAGTTCTTTTTTTCACATAGTCATTCAACAAAAAGGTATCAATGGTAATCTATTTCTAAATTAA
- a CDS encoding MBL fold metallo-hydrolase translates to MKWSQIPLGVLQTNCYIVESPDKSCLIFDPGSEGKKLIKWLMKRELKPIAIFLTHAHFDHIGAVDEVRDYYKIPVYIHEEEEDWLIDPALNGSKFFQMQELMKMKKADNILKKEETLTIGDFTFSIFETPGHSPGSVSYYFESEGFVVSGDALFKSSIGRTDLPGGNHKQLMKSIHEKLLFLPEETAVLSGHGPITTIGEEMDSNPYINGF, encoded by the coding sequence ATGAAATGGTCTCAAATCCCTCTAGGGGTATTACAAACAAATTGTTACATAGTGGAAAGTCCTGATAAATCCTGTTTAATCTTTGATCCAGGCAGTGAAGGGAAAAAGCTAATTAAGTGGCTAATGAAGAGAGAACTCAAGCCAATTGCTATTTTTTTAACTCATGCACATTTTGACCATATTGGTGCAGTTGATGAGGTAAGAGACTACTATAAGATTCCTGTTTACATTCATGAAGAGGAAGAAGATTGGCTGATAGATCCGGCTTTAAATGGCTCGAAGTTTTTTCAAATGCAAGAGTTAATGAAAATGAAAAAAGCTGACAATATCTTGAAAAAAGAAGAAACTTTAACAATTGGTGATTTTACGTTCTCAATCTTTGAGACTCCAGGACATTCACCTGGGAGTGTATCGTATTACTTTGAGTCTGAGGGATTTGTTGTATCAGGGGATGCACTATTTAAGAGCAGTATTGGTCGAACAGATCTTCCAGGGGGTAACCATAAACAATTAATGAAGAGCATCCATGAAAAATTATTATTTTTACCTGAAGAAACAGCTGTTTTATCGGGGCATGGACCTATAACCACTATTGGAGAAGAGATGGATAGTAATCCGTATATAAATGGGTTTTAA
- a CDS encoding DUF2759 domain-containing protein, with protein MGVVIIFALVALLAAYGAFTALKNKNFLGAFWAVATLAVFGWFAIMTVIESGFPTGTH; from the coding sequence ATGGGAGTAGTTATTATTTTTGCTTTGGTTGCCTTACTTGCTGCTTATGGTGCATTCACTGCCCTAAAAAATAAAAATTTCTTAGGGGCATTTTGGGCCGTAGCAACATTGGCTGTTTTTGGCTGGTTTGCAATCATGACCGTTATTGAAAGTGGTTTTCCTACTGGAACACATTAA
- a CDS encoding M14 family metallopeptidase: MEVRVREGDSFSYYGRLFMVPLELITDSNEKVNPTSLKSGTKIVIPGYVSVPYTIKEDDTLWKIGNENNLQIDAVMILNQMKDPNRLIPGEILYLPERIAKQNVSSKLPFGSGILVKQIKTLKKFYPFINVETIGTSVLGNPIQEIRIGKGLKKVHMNASFHANEWITTMVLMTLMNQYLISLTNRTALRGINTINLYNETELSIVPMVNPDGVDLVLNGPPISRWDEVVNINEGSNEFVHWKANIRGVDLNNQFPANWEIEQERKEPKSPAPRDYPGKSSLSEPEAVTMADLMKKNNYDRILAFHTQGEEFYWGYEGFEPPESEVLAKEFERVSGYKAIRNVDSHAGFKDWYIQEFKRPGFTLELGRGINPLPLSQFNDILQKVEGIFLASLYL, from the coding sequence ATGGAAGTTCGAGTCCGTGAAGGTGATTCCTTTTCGTATTATGGTCGATTATTTATGGTCCCGCTTGAACTTATTACCGATTCAAACGAGAAGGTAAACCCAACCAGTTTGAAATCTGGTACAAAAATAGTTATTCCAGGCTACGTTTCTGTTCCGTACACAATAAAAGAAGACGATACTTTGTGGAAAATTGGAAATGAAAATAATCTACAGATTGACGCTGTCATGATTCTCAACCAAATGAAAGATCCCAATCGCTTAATACCAGGTGAAATCCTTTATCTGCCAGAACGAATTGCAAAGCAAAATGTTAGTTCAAAATTACCATTTGGTTCAGGGATATTAGTGAAACAAATAAAAACTCTTAAAAAGTTTTATCCATTTATTAATGTTGAGACTATAGGGACTAGTGTTTTAGGGAATCCCATTCAAGAAATTAGAATTGGAAAAGGGTTGAAAAAGGTTCATATGAACGCCTCTTTTCATGCAAACGAATGGATTACAACGATGGTATTAATGACCCTAATGAATCAATACCTCATTTCATTAACAAATCGAACTGCATTAAGAGGCATTAATACAATAAATTTATATAATGAAACGGAATTATCAATTGTACCAATGGTAAATCCAGACGGGGTAGACCTAGTATTAAATGGTCCACCAATAAGCCGTTGGGATGAAGTGGTGAATATCAATGAAGGCAGTAATGAATTTGTTCATTGGAAGGCAAATATAAGAGGGGTAGACTTAAACAACCAGTTTCCGGCGAATTGGGAGATTGAGCAGGAGAGGAAGGAACCTAAGTCTCCCGCACCAAGAGATTATCCAGGCAAGTCTTCTTTATCAGAACCTGAAGCAGTTACTATGGCTGATTTAATGAAAAAAAATAATTACGACAGAATACTAGCCTTTCATACTCAAGGTGAAGAGTTCTATTGGGGATATGAAGGCTTCGAACCTCCTGAATCAGAAGTCCTGGCAAAGGAATTCGAACGAGTAAGTGGTTACAAGGCGATACGAAATGTCGATAGTCATGCGGGATTCAAGGACTGGTATATACAAGAATTTAAACGCCCAGGTTTTACTTTAGAACTCGGAAGGGGAATAAATCCATTGCCCTTATCTCAATTTAATGACATTCTCCAAAAAGTTGAGGGTATATTTCTAGCCTCACTTTATTTGTAA
- a CDS encoding ROK family glucokinase, which yields MTEKWIVGVDLGGTTTKIAFINLNGEILHKWEIPTDNSNEGQNITSNIANAINQKLADINVQKSKLIGIGMGAPGPIDYETGVVLNVVNLGWKDNFPLQESLHSLTALPVVIENDANCAALGEMWNGAGKGASDLVCVTLGTGVGGGVIANGDIVRGINGAAGEIGHITSIPFGGAPCNCGKTGCLETIASATGIVRLAEIELSKAKAKGQLAILLSENGKVTAKDVFDSARNGDELAKNIVDEVAFHLGFVLANIANTLNPETIVLGGGVSRAGDVLLDAVKVNFSMFAFSSVRDSTTLSLATLGNDAGAIGAAWLIKNKLEL from the coding sequence GTGACGGAAAAATGGATTGTTGGTGTTGACCTGGGTGGGACCACTACAAAAATAGCTTTTATTAACTTGAACGGAGAAATCCTTCATAAGTGGGAAATTCCTACTGATAACTCTAATGAAGGTCAAAATATTACGAGTAATATTGCGAATGCAATCAATCAAAAATTAGCAGATATAAATGTACAAAAGTCCAAATTAATTGGAATTGGTATGGGAGCACCAGGACCTATAGATTATGAAACTGGTGTTGTTTTAAATGTTGTTAATCTTGGATGGAAGGATAACTTTCCTTTACAAGAAAGTTTGCATTCACTAACAGCCTTGCCGGTTGTTATCGAAAACGATGCTAATTGTGCAGCGTTGGGGGAAATGTGGAATGGTGCTGGTAAGGGTGCCAGTGATTTAGTGTGTGTGACACTTGGAACGGGTGTAGGCGGCGGAGTTATTGCTAATGGTGATATCGTACGAGGTATTAACGGTGCAGCTGGAGAAATTGGTCATATCACGTCTATCCCTTTTGGAGGAGCGCCTTGTAACTGTGGAAAGACTGGCTGTTTGGAAACAATTGCTTCCGCAACGGGCATTGTTCGTCTGGCTGAAATTGAACTTTCAAAAGCTAAAGCAAAGGGACAGCTGGCCATTTTACTTTCTGAAAATGGGAAAGTTACAGCGAAGGATGTTTTTGATAGCGCTCGTAATGGTGATGAACTGGCTAAAAACATAGTCGATGAAGTTGCCTTTCATTTAGGATTTGTTCTTGCAAATATTGCTAATACACTGAATCCGGAAACCATTGTACTTGGCGGTGGTGTATCTCGTGCAGGGGATGTTTTATTAGACGCAGTAAAGGTAAACTTCTCTATGTTTGCTTTCTCATCAGTTAGAGATTCTACAACTCTTTCACTGGCAACATTAGGTAATGATGCGGGAGCAATTGGTGCGGCTTGGCTTATAAAAAATAAACTAGAATTATAA
- a CDS encoding YqgQ family protein, translating to MKSIYDIQQFLKQYGTIIYIGDRIADLELMESELKDLYQAQLIEPKEYSTALLILRHEIRFLKEKEEKR from the coding sequence ATGAAGTCAATTTATGATATTCAACAATTTTTAAAACAATATGGAACAATTATTTATATTGGAGATCGAATCGCAGACCTAGAATTAATGGAGTCAGAATTAAAAGATTTGTATCAAGCTCAGTTAATTGAACCGAAAGAATACTCGACTGCACTGTTAATTTTAAGACATGAAATTAGATTTTTAAAAGAAAAAGAAGAAAAAAGATAG